A part of Carassius carassius chromosome 4, fCarCar2.1, whole genome shotgun sequence genomic DNA contains:
- the LOC132139995 gene encoding WD repeat and SOCS box-containing protein 2-like, producing MCSSFPGFTVKEPHDLIAELNPAHPPRLYGSAGCETWSVRFSPDGSSFAWSMGYGIVKLLSWPLTSEDNAKAVCSKEKTLNCKQTVWALAFGPCLSTRVDVSHQNRHDHELLLAIGLNNGIIQVWVVSTGNLRFTLTGHQAPVRDLVFTPNGNLTLVSASRDKTLRIWDLSKKGASPHVLRGPNYWVFRCSISPDSSVIASVCNLDSKVYLWSLRSYTFMRHLTYEHERTMTSCDFSQDGALLANASYHSTTGWWLDLWDPYTADLLTRVEDCELCSYRGDNLLTSLSFSPVGLLLAFKDYRALRIWDMEQDKVVADTDHNRASGVCCAFHPHGGVIATGCRDGHVKFWRVPHLVPSLKHLCRIAVRFSISTYQVEALPLPKEVLEYLTYRDVPKQKIVYCEEHCR from the exons ATGTGCTCCTCGTTTCCAGGTTTCACTGTCAAAG AACCGCATGATTTGATCGCGGAGCTGAATCCCGCTCATCCCCCGCGTCTGTACGGCTCCGCCGGCTGCGAGACATGGAGCGTCCGCTTCTCTCCGGACGGGTCTTCTTTTGCCTGGTCGATGGGGTACGGCATCGTCAAACTCCTGTCCTGGCCGCTGACATCCGAAGA TAATGCCAAAGCTGTATGCAGTAAAGAGAAGACACTTAACTGCAAGCAGACAGTGTGGGCACTGGCGTTTGGTCCCTGCCTGTCTACCCGAGTGGATGTTTCACATCAGAACAGACATGATCATGAGCTACTGCTGGCCATTGGTCTGAACAACGGCATTATCCAAGTGTGGGTCGTCTCAACCG GAAATCTACGGTTTACTCTAACCGGACATCAGGCTCCTGTCAGGGATTTAGTCTTCACTCCAAATGGAAATCTCACGCTTGTATCGGCCTCCCGAGATAAAACTTTAAGGATATGGGACTTGTCAAAGAAAG GCGCCAGTCCCCATGTGCTGCGGGGTCCAAACTACTGGGTCTTCAGATGTTCCATATCACCTGACAGCAGTGTGATCGCCTCTGTTTGCAACCTCGACTCT AAGGTGTATTTGTGGAGCTTGCGGTCCTACACCTTCATGAGACACCTTACATACGAACACGAACGCACCATGACATCATGTGACTTTTCCCAGGACGGAGCGTTGCTCGCGAACGCTTCGTATCACTCGACCACAGGCTGGTGGCTGGACCTGTGGGACCCCTATACAGCTGATCTCCTGACTAGAGTAGA AGACTGTGAGCTGTGCTCTTATAGAGGTGACAATCTACTGACATCTCTTAGCTTCTCTCCGGTTGGTCTGCTGCTGGCTTTCAAAGACTACAG GGCGCTACGGATCTGGGATATGGAACAAGATAAAGTAGTCGCAGACACTGATCACAACCGAGCCAGTGGCGTGTGCTGTGCTTTCCATCCACATGGGGGCGTCATCGCTACAGG TTGCAGAGATGGACATGTAAAATTCTGGAGAGTTCCTCATCTCGTTCCGAGCCTTAAGCATCTGTGCCGGATTGCCGTGAGATTCTCCATTTCAACCTATCAGGTGGAGGCTCTTCCCTTGCCGAAAGAAGTTCTGGAATACCTTACTTACAGGGATGTTCCAAAGCAAAAGATTGTATATTGTGAAGAACACTGcagatga
- the LOC132139994 gene encoding replication factor C subunit 5-like produces the protein MASTSKTQAQTRNLPWVEKYRPQKLDDLISHQDILSTIQKFISEDRLPHLLFYGPPGTGKTSTILACAKQLYKDKEFNSMVLELNASDDRGIDVVRGPILSFASTRTIFKKGCKLVILDEADAMTQDAQNALRRVIEKFTENTRFCLICNYLSKIIPALQSRCTRFRFGPLSQSQMIPRLEHVIQQESIDITPDGMKAIVTLSTGDMRRSLNILQSTHMAYGKVTEETVYTCTGHPLRSDIANILDWALNKDFTTAYNQILQLKTLKGLALHDILTEVHLLIHRVDFPPSIRMGLLIKLADIEYRLASGTNEKIQLSSMVAAFQAVRDIVVSDG, from the exons ATGGCATCAACAAGTAAAACACAAGCTCAGACGAGAAATTTACCATG GGTTGAAAAGTACAGGCCACAGAAATTAGATGACCTCATCTCACATCAAGACATCCTGAGCACAA TCCAGAAGTTCATCAGTGAAGACCGATTGCCTCATCTGCTCTTCTATGGACCTCCAGGAACAGGAAAGACCTCTACTATACTAGCGTGTGCTAAACAGCTGTACAAAGATAAAGAGTTCAACTCCATGGTCCTTGAG CTCAATGCGTCAGATGACCGTGGCATAGATGTGGTGAGGGGCCCGATCCTCAGCTTTGCCAGCACACGAACCATCTTTAA GAAAGGCTGTAAGTTGGTGATCCTGGACGAGGCGGATGCTATGACCCAGGATGCACAGAATGCTTTAAGGAGAG tcATTGAGAAGTTCACAGAGAACACCCGTTTCTGTCTGATCTGTAACTACCTTTCAAAGATCATACCTGCGCTGCAGTCTCGATGCACACGGTTTCGTTTCGGCCCCCTGTCTCAGAGCCAGATGATTCCCAGACTAGAGCATGTGATACAGCAAGAGAG CATTGACATCACACCAGATGGCATGAAGGCCATTGTGACCCTCTCAACAGGAGACATGAGGCGATCATTAAACATTTTACAG AGCACCCATATGGCCTATGGGAAGGTGACGGAGGAGACAGTGTACACATGTACTGGACATCCTCTTAGATCAGACATCGCCAACATACTGGACTGGGCTCTTAATAAAGACTTCACCACTGCATATAACC AAATTCTGCAGCTCAAAACTCTCAAAGGTCTGGCACTTCATGACATCTTAACTGAAGTCCATCTTCTCATTCACCGTG TGGACTTCCCACCCTCCATCCGCATGGGCTTGCTTATAAAACTTGCAGATATTGA ATATCGTCTGGCCTCCGGAACCAATGAGAAGATCCAGCTGAGCTCAATGGTTGCAGCTTTCCAGGCTGTTAGAGACATCGTAGTCAGCGATGGATAG
- the LOC132139993 gene encoding V-set and immunoglobulin domain-containing protein 10-like isoform X1, which produces MGYPDNPKIMISAIVLYLLLLSHQTGSEEQVEHYIIREKGEIAVLQCLDQPVNESSLLYRWKKDGNVVAATEHLSILNNGSLLISGLQSTDVGQYECESQTKNGISWQTISNILLRVSEGPTSVSLAIKPATLLPNGTLYVQKDLNVHFNCSSEYFPSQNLTWTVENLALDINDKASGNKSFLDFFISKIQPSHQGMYTCTSQNTLSKTTVNKSQELLVYYAPERHPECSWVILNEPSDVLFICKWHGGYPVPTLNWHEVREENVIAKGPTINSTSQETECLEVYVNSTIMHNVKEVKCIGHHVTGVEKNCSFELKRPYPLGDPLVTALEGSNITLKCTETNSLPPAKTVWKQKDNTIINTTSKYIVEDKKPHYKLIIINVTKEDEGAYYCYSENLLDARALEVFLTVKTSAGNGGVVVGVFVSILIMIIGVTVGVTVYSKRDRICIGLGFSHLDNDRWDVLSLVDSDEEEIVHETVPQLPPPTNGHATTLVEIHRIPSSKLTVSRILFRGLCYNFKSSFF; this is translated from the exons ATGGGATATCCTGACAATCCTAAAATTATGATATCTGCAATAGTTCTGTATCTGCTTCTTCTGTCACATCAAACAG GGTCAGAGGAGCAGGTGGAGCACTATATTATTAGAGAGAAGGGTGAGATAGCTGTTCTACAGTGTCTTGACCAGCCAGTTAATGAATCTTCACTTCTTTATCGTTGGAAGAAAGATGGGAATGTTGTTGCAGCAACAGAGCATCTTTCCATTTTAAACAATGGCTCTCTTTTGATCAGTGGCCTTCAGTCTACAGATGTAGGCCAGTATGAATGCGAATCCCAAACAAAGAATGGGATCTCATGGCAAACTATCTCAAACATCCTGCTCAGAGTGTCTG AGGGTCCAACTAGCGTCTCACTGGCCATAAAACCAGCAACTCTCCTACCGAATGGAACATTATATGTTCAAAAagatttaaatgtgcattttaacTGCTCTAGTGAGTATTTTCCCTCACAAAACTTGACATGGACTGTTGAAAATTTGGCGCTGGACATTAATGACAAGGCATCTGGGAACAAATCATTCCTTGACTTCTTCATAAGTAAAATCCAACCAAGCCATCAAGGGATGTACACCTGTACATCCCAGAATACACTCTCCAAGACAACTGTGAACAAGAGCCAGGAGCTGCTAGTTTACT ATGCTCCAGAGAGGCATCCGGAGTGCAGTTGGGTGATACTAAATGAGCCATCCGATGTCTTGTTCATATGTAAATGGCATGGAGGTTACCCTGTACCCACTCTGAACTGGCATGAGGTCCGTGAAGAAAATGTTATAGCCAAGGGTCCCACGATCAACTCCACGTCTCAGGAGACAGAGTGTTTGGAGGTCTATGTGAATAGCACTATAATGCACAATGTAAAGGAAGTGAAGTGTATCGGACATCACGTGACTGGTGTGGAGAAAAACTGCTCCTTTGAGCTCA AGAGGCCATATCCATTAGGAGATCCCTTGGTGACCGCTCTGGAGGGCAGTAATATCACCCTCAAATGTACTGAGACCAACTCTCTGCCACCAGCTAAGACTGTCTGGAAACAAAAGGACAACACAATCATCAACACCACCTCCAAATATATTGTGGAAGATAAAAAACCCCATTACAAACTCATTATAATCAATGTAACGAAGGAAGATGAAGGGGCCTACTACTGCTACAGTGAAAACCTTCTTGATGCAAGAGCACTGGAAGTGTTTCTAACTGTGAAGA CCTCTGCAGGTAATGGAGGGGTCGTAGTTGGTGTCTTTGTTTCCATTTTGATAATGATAATTGGAGTTACTGTTGGTGTGACGGTATATTCAAAGCGGGATAGAATTTGTATTG gtttAGGATTTAG TCATTTAGACAATGACAGATGGGATGTACTGAGTTTGGTGGACTCAGATGAAGAGGAAATTGTCCATGAAACTGTTCCACAACTCCCTCCGCCGACAAACGGCCATGCAACCACACTCGTAGAGATTCACAGAATACCATCCAGTAAGTTAACGGTTTCCCGAATATTGTTTAGAGGTTTGTGTTATAATTTCAAAAGTAGTTTCTTTTGA
- the LOC132139993 gene encoding V-set and immunoglobulin domain-containing protein 10-like isoform X2, translated as MGYPDNPKIMISAIVLYLLLLSHQTGSEEQVEHYIIREKGEIAVLQCLDQPVNESSLLYRWKKDGNVVAATEHLSILNNGSLLISGLQSTDVGQYECESQTKNGISWQTISNILLRVSEGPTSVSLAIKPATLLPNGTLYVQKDLNVHFNCSSEYFPSQNLTWTVENLALDINDKASGNKSFLDFFISKIQPSHQGMYTCTSQNTLSKTTVNKSQELLVYYAPERHPECSWVILNEPSDVLFICKWHGGYPVPTLNWHEVREENVIAKGPTINSTSQETECLEVYVNSTIMHNVKEVKCIGHHVTGVEKNCSFELKRPYPLGDPLVTALEGSNITLKCTETNSLPPAKTVWKQKDNTIINTTSKYIVEDKKPHYKLIIINVTKEDEGAYYCYSENLLDARALEVFLTVKTSAGNGGVVVGVFVSILIMIIGVTVGVTVYSKRDRICIGLGFR; from the exons ATGGGATATCCTGACAATCCTAAAATTATGATATCTGCAATAGTTCTGTATCTGCTTCTTCTGTCACATCAAACAG GGTCAGAGGAGCAGGTGGAGCACTATATTATTAGAGAGAAGGGTGAGATAGCTGTTCTACAGTGTCTTGACCAGCCAGTTAATGAATCTTCACTTCTTTATCGTTGGAAGAAAGATGGGAATGTTGTTGCAGCAACAGAGCATCTTTCCATTTTAAACAATGGCTCTCTTTTGATCAGTGGCCTTCAGTCTACAGATGTAGGCCAGTATGAATGCGAATCCCAAACAAAGAATGGGATCTCATGGCAAACTATCTCAAACATCCTGCTCAGAGTGTCTG AGGGTCCAACTAGCGTCTCACTGGCCATAAAACCAGCAACTCTCCTACCGAATGGAACATTATATGTTCAAAAagatttaaatgtgcattttaacTGCTCTAGTGAGTATTTTCCCTCACAAAACTTGACATGGACTGTTGAAAATTTGGCGCTGGACATTAATGACAAGGCATCTGGGAACAAATCATTCCTTGACTTCTTCATAAGTAAAATCCAACCAAGCCATCAAGGGATGTACACCTGTACATCCCAGAATACACTCTCCAAGACAACTGTGAACAAGAGCCAGGAGCTGCTAGTTTACT ATGCTCCAGAGAGGCATCCGGAGTGCAGTTGGGTGATACTAAATGAGCCATCCGATGTCTTGTTCATATGTAAATGGCATGGAGGTTACCCTGTACCCACTCTGAACTGGCATGAGGTCCGTGAAGAAAATGTTATAGCCAAGGGTCCCACGATCAACTCCACGTCTCAGGAGACAGAGTGTTTGGAGGTCTATGTGAATAGCACTATAATGCACAATGTAAAGGAAGTGAAGTGTATCGGACATCACGTGACTGGTGTGGAGAAAAACTGCTCCTTTGAGCTCA AGAGGCCATATCCATTAGGAGATCCCTTGGTGACCGCTCTGGAGGGCAGTAATATCACCCTCAAATGTACTGAGACCAACTCTCTGCCACCAGCTAAGACTGTCTGGAAACAAAAGGACAACACAATCATCAACACCACCTCCAAATATATTGTGGAAGATAAAAAACCCCATTACAAACTCATTATAATCAATGTAACGAAGGAAGATGAAGGGGCCTACTACTGCTACAGTGAAAACCTTCTTGATGCAAGAGCACTGGAAGTGTTTCTAACTGTGAAGA CCTCTGCAGGTAATGGAGGGGTCGTAGTTGGTGTCTTTGTTTCCATTTTGATAATGATAATTGGAGTTACTGTTGGTGTGACGGTATATTCAAAGCGGGATAGAATTTGTATTG gtttAGGATTTAGGTAA